The following are encoded in a window of Armatimonadota bacterium genomic DNA:
- a CDS encoding electron transfer flavoprotein subunit alpha/FixB family protein produces the protein MRVLVLVTDRTRLLTRTTRELLGAAAQLVRLGEGRLAAAAFGSQAAALAKALAEAGVEVAYAAAHQWLDGRWPEADLEAFLAAVVAAEATHVIVPADATGRDVAPRLAWRAGMGVVTQVTGFDRVDGQLVATRPVYGGRATAVLALPPRVVATIRERAFPPATLSGRGAVVYLDHSPPPGADSVELVERIREEDGGVDLEEARVVVSGGRGVGGPEGFAMLADLARLLDGAVGGSRAATDAGWLPPSCQIGLTGRSVAPELYIAVGISGASQHLAGVKAARTIVAINIDSTAPIFSAADIGVVGDWRPVVEALIAELRARDDASGR, from the coding sequence ATGCGTGTCCTGGTACTGGTCACCGACCGGACCCGCCTCCTCACTCGGACGACGCGGGAGCTGTTGGGGGCTGCCGCTCAGCTCGTGCGGCTCGGGGAAGGCAGGCTGGCCGCAGCCGCGTTCGGCTCCCAGGCGGCTGCGCTGGCAAAGGCCCTGGCCGAAGCCGGCGTGGAGGTGGCTTACGCAGCCGCTCACCAGTGGCTGGACGGCAGGTGGCCGGAGGCCGACCTGGAGGCCTTCCTGGCCGCGGTAGTCGCGGCGGAAGCCACCCACGTCATTGTGCCCGCCGACGCCACAGGCCGCGACGTGGCTCCCCGGCTGGCCTGGCGTGCCGGGATGGGCGTGGTTACCCAGGTCACCGGGTTCGACCGGGTGGACGGCCAGCTAGTGGCCACGCGCCCGGTCTACGGCGGACGCGCCACTGCGGTCCTGGCGCTGCCCCCCAGGGTGGTTGCGACCATCCGGGAGCGCGCCTTTCCCCCGGCCACGCTGAGTGGGCGGGGGGCTGTCGTCTACCTGGACCACTCCCCGCCGCCGGGCGCGGACTCGGTGGAGTTGGTGGAGCGTATCAGGGAGGAGGATGGTGGCGTGGATCTGGAGGAGGCGCGGGTTGTCGTCTCCGGCGGGCGGGGGGTGGGCGGGCCGGAGGGATTTGCGATGCTGGCGGACCTGGCGCGACTGCTCGACGGGGCAGTGGGAGGCTCACGGGCAGCCACCGACGCAGGGTGGCTGCCGCCATCCTGCCAGATCGGCCTGACCGGCCGATCCGTAGCCCCCGAGCTGTATATCGCGGTGGGCATCTCGGGTGCCAGCCAGCACCTGGCCGGCGTGAAGGCAGCCCGCACCATCGTCGCCATCAACATCGACTCCACAGCCCCCATCTTCTCCGCGGCGGACATCGGTGTGGTAGGAGACTGGCGGCCGGTGGTTGAGGCGCTGATCGCGGAGCTTCGGGCGCGTGATGACGCAAGCGGTCGGTGA
- a CDS encoding C-GCAxxG-C-C family (seleno)protein, translating into MVTRRALIRRAGDRAEHFRQQGFHCSEAVLRGAAAALGLRPDEALLRACTGLRGGGGGYGDRCGALEAGAMLIGWIFGRRRSEEDNSCASALVHWLHERFVRELGSTSCRVLKPLSHEQWSKDFSCGPVYRRGAELAVQAILSAHELSLTCPRFDHRRRRAQRAPVRRAEVLAARRHIRALARRGEIQVGAAVRHAQARLGISEEDISYSLATAVRVHPAVGGRLVVEGRRRDRWYLTTVVQLRPSGGRPDRVEVVAIL; encoded by the coding sequence ATGGTGACGCGACGAGCGCTGATCAGGCGGGCGGGCGACCGGGCGGAGCATTTCCGCCAGCAGGGTTTTCACTGTTCGGAGGCCGTCCTTCGGGGGGCGGCGGCGGCGCTGGGCCTGCGGCCGGATGAGGCCCTCCTGAGGGCCTGCACGGGGTTGCGCGGGGGCGGCGGGGGGTACGGGGACCGCTGCGGCGCGCTAGAGGCTGGCGCGATGCTCATTGGGTGGATCTTCGGCCGCAGGCGGTCGGAGGAGGACAACTCCTGTGCCAGCGCGCTCGTGCACTGGCTGCACGAGCGGTTCGTACGGGAGCTAGGCAGCACCTCTTGCCGGGTCCTCAAGCCCCTGTCCCACGAGCAGTGGAGCAAGGACTTCTCATGCGGCCCGGTCTACCGCCGGGGCGCGGAGCTGGCCGTGCAGGCCATCCTCAGCGCCCACGAGCTCTCCCTGACCTGCCCCCGTTTTGACCACCGCCGCCGGCGAGCACAGCGGGCACCGGTCCGGCGTGCGGAGGTCCTGGCTGCGCGGCGCCACATCAGAGCCCTGGCGCGCCGTGGAGAAATCCAGGTGGGCGCGGCGGTTCGCCACGCACAGGCACGCCTGGGGATTTCAGAAGAGGACATCTCGTACAGCTTGGCCACGGCTGTGCGTGTGCACCCGGCCGTGGGTGGACGTCTCGTGGTGGAGGGACGGCGCCGGGACCGCTGGTACCTGACGACGGTGGTGCAGCTCCGCCCATCGGGGGGCAGGCCCGATCGGGTGGAGGTGGTGGCGATCCTGTAA
- a CDS encoding ABC transporter ATP-binding protein, with product MTDHQDETCLALVEVSKYFGGLHALEGVSLVVRRGERRAIIGPNGAGKTTLFNLITGELPVTAGRVVLFGRDITRLPPHRRCGLGLGRTFQITNLFPTLSVLENVLLALLGTRRLKLAAHRPLAAYRDLFGDARRLLEPMGLWEKHALPITSLSYGEQRQIEVTLALASRPKLLLLDEPTAGLSPGEVKVLIAIIRSLDPSITVLLIEHDMDVAFEVAERITVLHLGRVIAEGTTDQVRANPEVQQIYLGVEG from the coding sequence ATGACCGACCACCAAGACGAGACTTGCCTGGCCCTGGTCGAGGTGAGCAAGTACTTCGGCGGGCTGCACGCCCTGGAGGGGGTGAGCTTGGTCGTGCGTCGGGGCGAACGCCGGGCCATCATCGGCCCCAACGGCGCCGGCAAGACCACCCTCTTCAACCTCATCACCGGGGAGCTCCCGGTCACGGCGGGGCGGGTGGTGCTGTTCGGCCGGGACATCACTCGCCTGCCGCCCCACCGTCGCTGCGGCCTGGGGCTGGGTCGGACCTTCCAGATCACCAACCTCTTTCCAACCCTCTCAGTGCTGGAGAACGTGCTGCTGGCGCTGCTGGGGACCCGGCGCCTGAAGCTGGCCGCGCACCGCCCCCTGGCCGCCTACCGGGATCTATTCGGGGATGCCCGCCGCCTGCTGGAGCCTATGGGCCTGTGGGAGAAGCACGCCCTGCCCATCACCAGCCTCTCGTATGGAGAGCAGCGGCAGATCGAGGTAACTCTGGCCCTGGCCAGCAGGCCAAAGCTGCTGCTGCTGGACGAGCCCACGGCGGGTCTCTCCCCGGGCGAGGTGAAAGTGCTCATCGCCATCATCCGTTCCCTTGACCCATCCATCACCGTGCTGCTCATCGAGCACGACATGGACGTGGCCTTCGAGGTCGCCGAGCGCATCACGGTCCTGCACCTGGGACGCGTCATCGCGGAGGGCACCACCGACCAGGTCCGCGCCAACCCCGAGGTGCAGCAGATCTACCTGGGGGTCGAGGGGTGA
- a CDS encoding acyl-CoA dehydrogenase family protein, which produces MANPFAVQPHQQQLLELVREFVARVVAPVAAELDRRQDPEQCFSWQIVEEASRVGIRTLTLGEEYGGAGADSLTTAMVIEELAKGDLGVAVIFAQTLKIAQTLQRACTPEQAARFIPPYAADPRGLLAIAITEPDTSSNYIIPYDSPQAPYRTTAVRRNGVWTLNGMKHFISNGNRAMLYLVFAQTDPGKSLVEGSTCFLVPRDTPGFSIGRVHDKMGERLVNNAELIFRDCRLGDDHVLGEVGGGFDILVQFFPASNAYAAASVLGVAGAAYERTLRWARERVQGGRRLIDHDTTAQDLAEMRMLLDAARAYTYQAAYTADHREYWDPTLGALPKVFASRVAWQVVTKALELHGGYGYMREMGVEKLVRDAAAFLHSDGANRSLLLKGARFIRRAAA; this is translated from the coding sequence ATGGCAAACCCATTTGCTGTCCAGCCTCACCAGCAACAGCTGCTGGAGCTGGTGCGCGAGTTCGTAGCGCGGGTTGTGGCCCCGGTGGCTGCCGAGCTAGATCGTCGCCAAGACCCCGAGCAGTGCTTCTCCTGGCAGATCGTGGAGGAGGCCTCCCGCGTGGGAATCCGCACCCTGACCTTGGGGGAGGAGTACGGCGGAGCCGGAGCTGACTCGCTCACCACGGCCATGGTGATCGAGGAGCTGGCCAAGGGCGACCTGGGCGTTGCGGTGATCTTCGCCCAGACCCTGAAGATCGCTCAGACGCTGCAGCGGGCCTGCACCCCGGAACAGGCGGCCCGGTTCATCCCGCCCTACGCCGCTGACCCCCGCGGGTTGCTGGCCATCGCCATCACGGAGCCGGACACCTCATCCAACTACATCATCCCCTACGACAGCCCCCAGGCGCCTTACCGGACGACGGCTGTGCGCCGGAACGGTGTGTGGACGCTCAACGGCATGAAGCACTTCATCAGCAACGGCAACCGGGCGATGCTCTACCTGGTCTTTGCCCAGACCGATCCCGGCAAGAGCCTGGTGGAGGGTAGCACCTGTTTTCTGGTGCCGAGAGACACGCCGGGTTTTTCTATCGGGCGCGTGCACGACAAGATGGGCGAGCGATTGGTGAACAATGCCGAGCTGATCTTCCGGGACTGCCGTCTGGGTGACGACCACGTCCTGGGCGAGGTGGGCGGGGGCTTTGACATCCTGGTACAGTTCTTCCCGGCCAGCAACGCCTATGCCGCCGCCAGCGTCCTGGGGGTGGCCGGTGCGGCCTATGAGCGGACTCTGCGCTGGGCGCGGGAGCGCGTGCAGGGCGGCCGGCGGCTGATCGACCACGACACCACCGCACAGGACCTGGCGGAGATGCGGATGCTCCTGGATGCGGCGCGGGCCTACACCTACCAGGCAGCCTACACCGCCGACCACCGCGAGTACTGGGACCCCACTCTGGGCGCGTTGCCCAAGGTCTTCGCCTCCCGGGTGGCCTGGCAGGTGGTGACCAAGGCGCTGGAGCTGCACGGTGGGTACGGCTATATGCGGGAGATGGGTGTGGAGAAGCTGGTGCGGGACGCCGCGGCCTTCCTGCACTCCGACGGCGCCAACCGATCGCTCCTGCTCAAGGGGGCCCGGTTCATCCGGCGAGCGGCCGCCTGA
- a CDS encoding phosphoenolpyruvate hydrolase family protein, producing the protein MARQFRAEEVTARLRATVAEGWPVYVVGAGTGISAKMAEIGGADIVATYAMARYRMWGHSSMAGYLSICDSNQVTLEMGEREVIPAVREVPVVAGLLGVDPTREMARLLDRVQVAGFSGIHNCPTVALIDGTFRVALEETGLGFHKEVEMVHLAHRRGLFTQVFVTTPEEAEEMVTAGADLVIAHMGNSVGGTVGMRTAISLDDAVERVQGIIDAVRARRADGLVICHGGPIATPEDFAYVLQRTRGLVGFMGGSAAERFPVEEGIRAATERFKAVRLH; encoded by the coding sequence TTGGCAAGACAGTTCCGGGCAGAGGAGGTCACCGCGCGCCTGCGGGCCACGGTGGCCGAGGGCTGGCCGGTCTACGTCGTCGGCGCGGGGACCGGGATCTCAGCCAAGATGGCAGAAATTGGCGGGGCGGACATCGTGGCCACCTACGCCATGGCCCGCTATCGCATGTGGGGCCACTCCTCGATGGCGGGCTACCTCTCAATCTGCGACAGCAACCAGGTGACACTGGAGATGGGGGAGCGTGAGGTGATCCCAGCGGTGCGCGAGGTCCCTGTGGTGGCTGGTTTGCTGGGCGTGGACCCAACGCGGGAGATGGCCAGGCTGCTGGACCGTGTCCAGGTGGCTGGGTTCTCTGGCATTCACAACTGCCCCACGGTGGCCCTCATCGACGGCACCTTTCGTGTAGCGCTGGAGGAGACGGGGCTGGGCTTTCACAAAGAGGTGGAGATGGTGCACCTGGCCCACCGTCGGGGCCTCTTCACCCAGGTGTTCGTGACCACACCGGAAGAGGCCGAGGAGATGGTGACGGCGGGCGCGGACCTGGTCATCGCGCACATGGGGAACTCCGTCGGGGGCACCGTGGGCATGCGCACAGCCATCTCCCTGGACGACGCGGTGGAGCGCGTCCAGGGCATCATCGACGCCGTCCGGGCCCGGCGGGCCGATGGGCTGGTCATCTGTCACGGCGGGCCCATCGCTACCCCCGAGGACTTTGCCTACGTGTTGCAGCGCACGCGCGGGCTGGTGGGGTTCATGGGCGGCTCCGCGGCCGAGCGCTTCCCGGTGGAGGAAGGTATCAGGGCGGCCACGGAGCGATTCAAGGCGGTGAGGCTGCACTGA
- a CDS encoding Tm-1-like ATP-binding domain-containing protein produces the protein MVILGTLDTKGEECRYLRRAVEALGGRTLLLDVSCLHAAGGSDVDISAERVAAAAGMSFAQVAAMPRREAVEVMGRGAAEILEQLIREGRVAAAIALGGANGSRLAARAVAPLPLGMPKVLVAVVGATDLTALVGPRDITVVNAVCDISLNPITRPILRQAAAAVLKMSTVPRDEPGAAPTVAMSVLGVTQAAAEACRRLLEAGGEEVAAFHANGVGGRALEAAILDGRIARAVELTPSELINHLVGGVFSAGEGRMDAAIARGLPLVVIPGAIDFVNFWTGRVPERFAGRRFLQYTEQNVLMRTSKEEIGAFGVLLAAKLNRVRRPAAVAIPTRGFSRFDHADGPEARTLRGEAAGPWFDPEADAVFGQALEGGLRTDLVRAVFVPYHINDPGFAEVVVGLLDEVTLECKGRAGRW, from the coding sequence GTGGTGATCCTGGGAACGCTGGACACCAAGGGGGAGGAATGCCGGTACCTGAGGAGGGCTGTGGAGGCTCTTGGCGGCAGGACCCTGCTGCTGGACGTGAGCTGCCTCCACGCGGCGGGCGGCTCAGACGTCGACATCTCCGCCGAGCGCGTCGCCGCTGCGGCGGGGATGTCGTTTGCCCAGGTGGCGGCCATGCCCCGGCGCGAGGCGGTGGAGGTCATGGGGCGCGGTGCTGCTGAGATCCTTGAGCAGCTGATCCGCGAGGGGCGGGTAGCGGCCGCCATTGCGCTGGGTGGCGCCAACGGGTCGCGGCTGGCAGCCCGGGCCGTGGCGCCGCTCCCTCTGGGGATGCCCAAGGTGCTGGTGGCGGTCGTGGGAGCTACCGACCTCACCGCACTTGTCGGCCCACGGGACATAACGGTCGTGAACGCAGTCTGCGACATTTCGCTGAATCCGATCACCCGACCCATCCTCCGCCAGGCTGCCGCCGCGGTGCTGAAGATGAGCACAGTGCCCAGGGACGAGCCGGGAGCCGCGCCCACTGTGGCCATGTCGGTACTCGGCGTAACGCAGGCGGCCGCCGAGGCGTGCCGCCGCCTCCTGGAGGCTGGCGGGGAAGAAGTCGCCGCCTTCCACGCCAACGGCGTCGGTGGACGGGCCCTGGAGGCCGCGATCCTCGACGGCCGGATCGCCCGGGCGGTGGAGTTGACGCCGAGTGAGCTGATCAACCACCTCGTGGGCGGCGTCTTCTCTGCGGGGGAAGGGCGGATGGACGCCGCTATCGCGCGAGGGCTCCCCCTGGTGGTCATCCCCGGAGCCATCGACTTCGTGAACTTCTGGACCGGGCGGGTGCCGGAGCGGTTCGCCGGACGACGATTTCTCCAGTACACGGAGCAGAATGTCCTCATGCGGACCAGCAAGGAGGAGATCGGGGCCTTCGGCGTCCTGCTGGCGGCGAAGCTGAACCGGGTGCGCCGGCCGGCAGCGGTCGCCATCCCTACACGGGGGTTCTCCCGGTTCGACCACGCGGACGGACCGGAAGCCCGCACCCTCCGAGGAGAGGCGGCGGGCCCATGGTTCGACCCGGAGGCCGATGCCGTCTTTGGGCAGGCGCTTGAGGGCGGCCTGCGCACCGACCTGGTACGCGCGGTATTCGTACCCTACCATATCAACGATCCCGGCTTCGCGGAGGTGGTGGTGGGACTGCTGGACGAAGTTACGTTGGAATGCAAGGGACGGGCTGGGCGATGGTGA
- a CDS encoding ABC transporter ATP-binding protein has translation MSSRPILEIEDIHTYYGESYILQGVSLQVAEGSVVAVLGRNGMGKTTLIRSIIGFTPPRRGRIVYRGTDITRRPSHEIARMGVGIVPQARRIFPSLTALENLAVAARQSPKNEWDLARVFEVFPRLQERLHHRGGKLSGGEQQMLAIARALMTNPAFLLMDEPSEGLAPLLVMELRDVLLDLRRRGLSILLVEQNLPLALRVADVVHVLSKGRVVFEGSPQELDAAEEVKRRYLGV, from the coding sequence ATGAGCAGCCGGCCGATCCTGGAGATCGAGGACATCCACACCTACTACGGCGAGAGCTACATCCTGCAGGGGGTCTCCCTACAGGTGGCCGAGGGCAGCGTAGTGGCGGTGCTGGGGCGTAACGGGATGGGAAAGACCACGCTCATCCGCTCCATCATCGGGTTTACCCCGCCCCGCAGGGGACGGATCGTCTACCGCGGCACCGACATCACTCGCCGTCCCTCCCACGAGATCGCCCGCATGGGTGTGGGGATCGTGCCCCAGGCGCGGCGTATCTTCCCGTCCCTCACCGCGCTGGAGAACCTTGCCGTGGCGGCCCGGCAGAGCCCGAAAAACGAGTGGGACCTGGCCCGCGTCTTCGAGGTCTTCCCGCGGCTGCAGGAGCGTCTGCACCACAGGGGAGGTAAGCTCAGCGGCGGCGAGCAGCAGATGCTGGCCATTGCCCGCGCCCTGATGACCAATCCCGCGTTCCTCCTGATGGACGAGCCCTCGGAGGGCCTGGCCCCGCTGCTGGTGATGGAGCTGCGGGACGTGCTGCTGGATCTGAGGCGGCGCGGTCTATCCATCCTGCTCGTGGAGCAGAACCTCCCCCTGGCGTTGCGGGTGGCAGACGTCGTGCACGTGCTGAGCAAGGGCCGTGTGGTTTTCGAGGGCTCACCACAGGAGCTAGACGCGGCGGAGGAGGTCAAGCGGCGCTACCTGGGCGTGTAG
- a CDS encoding polysaccharide deacetylase family protein has translation MLEGTRFAYSPIVDRPPLRLPGGARVAVWVVVNVELWDIARPLPRTLLPAPGGGSYVPDVTNYGWYDYGLRVGFWRLREVLDRYHVPATLSINGAVCTTHPRLVEAALESRWEFLAHGYLQRPLHQEEREREVIHMTAEAIAKATGRRPRGWLSPGLVETWATLDHLAAEGFEYVADWTNDDQPYEILTPTTPLVAVPYSLEINDIPMFLIQHHPAQELLRRSQDQFSTYYREGERSARIMAVAVHPYITGVPHRIGYLEQVLAHLRRHEGVLFWTGSQIVDWYREIRAAGDV, from the coding sequence ATGCTTGAGGGCACAAGGTTTGCCTATTCTCCCATCGTCGACCGGCCGCCGCTGCGGCTACCCGGTGGGGCCCGCGTGGCGGTGTGGGTGGTGGTGAATGTGGAGCTGTGGGACATTGCCCGTCCCCTGCCCAGGACGCTACTTCCTGCCCCTGGCGGGGGATCCTACGTGCCGGACGTTACCAACTACGGTTGGTACGACTACGGACTGCGGGTGGGTTTCTGGCGCCTGCGAGAGGTGCTGGACCGCTACCACGTGCCCGCCACGCTATCCATCAACGGGGCGGTGTGCACGACTCACCCGCGGTTGGTGGAGGCGGCGCTGGAGAGCCGCTGGGAGTTCCTGGCCCACGGCTACCTGCAGCGTCCCCTGCACCAGGAGGAGCGGGAGCGCGAAGTGATCCACATGACTGCGGAAGCCATCGCCAAAGCCACCGGCCGCCGACCGCGAGGGTGGTTGAGCCCGGGACTTGTGGAGACCTGGGCGACGTTGGACCACCTGGCAGCGGAGGGGTTCGAGTACGTGGCCGACTGGACCAACGACGACCAGCCCTACGAAATCCTGACACCGACGACACCCCTGGTGGCGGTGCCGTACTCGCTGGAGATCAACGACATCCCCATGTTCCTGATCCAGCACCACCCCGCGCAGGAGCTCCTCCGCCGGTCGCAGGACCAGTTCTCCACCTACTATCGCGAGGGAGAGCGCAGCGCCCGCATCATGGCCGTAGCGGTGCATCCCTACATCACCGGTGTCCCCCATCGCATCGGGTACCTGGAGCAGGTCCTGGCCCACCTGCGGCGACACGAGGGCGTGCTCTTCTGGACGGGCTCCCAGATCGTCGACTGGTACCGGGAGATCAGGGCCGCGGGGGACGTATAA